CTGGGCGGGGAGCCCGGGCGCCTCCTGGTGTTCCAGGCCGAAGCTGGTGAACGCGGTACGCCGCGGGAGCGGATAGTGCTCCTTCCCGGTCAGGGAGTTGAGGATGGTGGCACTGCGCCAGGCGGCAAGGCCCAGGTCGGGCGCGCCGACACCGTGGGTGTGGCGCTCCGCGTTCTGCACGTACACCGAGCCTGTGACACCCGGGTCGAGCACCAACCTGAACTCCGAGTCCACCAAGGGGCGTTCGGACCGATCCCGACACATTTGGGCGTCGAGCCCTGCGAGCAGCCGGTCGAGCGGGCGCTCGCGGTACCCGGTGGCCAGGACCACGGCGTCGGTGGTGAGTCGGGAACGGGTGCCCTGCTGGAGGTGTTCGAGGTGCAGCTCGACCTTGGTGGTGGCGACCCGCCCTGCGGTGCGCACCCGCACGCCCGGGGTGAGGACCGCGTCCGGCCAGCCGCCGTGCAGGGTGCGGCGGTAGAGCTCGTCGTGGATGGCGGCGATGGTCTCGGTGTCGATGCCCTTGTGAAGCTGCCACTGCCCTGGGACGAGCCGGTCTCGTACGGCTTCGGGCAGGGCGTGGAAGTAGCGGGTGTAGTCCGGTGTGAAGTGTTCGAGGCCCAGTTTCGAGTACTCCATGGGGGCGAAGGCCTCGGTGCGGGACAGCCAGTGGAGCCTTTCCGAACCGGTGGGTCGAGCGCGCAGCAGATCGAGGAAGATCTCCGCGCCGGACTGGCCTGAGCCGATCACGGTGACATGCCCGGCGGCCAGCAGCTGTTCGCGGTGCGCGAGGTAGTCGGCGGAGTGCAGCACCCGGACACCGGGGGCGTCGGCGAGCGGCTTCAGAGGTACCGGGATGTGCGGCTCGGTGCCGATGCCGATGGCGACGTTCCTCGCGTACGCCCGCCCGAGGACGTCCGGGGCGTCCGGGGCGTCCGGGGCGTCATCGGCACCGCCGGTCCGGGTGAAGTCGACCTCGAACAGGGTGCGTTCGGCGTTCCAGCGGACGGAGTCGACCCGGTGGCCGAAGTGCAGTCCGGGCAGCGACTCACTCACCCAGCGGCAGTAGGCGTCGTACTCGGCTCGCTGGATGTGGAACCTCTCGGCGAAGTAGAACGGGAAGAGCCGTTCACGGGCCTTGAGATAACTGAGGAACGACCAAGGGCTGGCCGGGTCGGCGAGGGTCACCAGATCGGCGAGGAACGGGACCTGGAGGGTGGCGCCGTCGATGAGCAGACCGGGGTGCCAGTGGAAGGCCGGGCGCTGCTCGTAGAAGGCGAACCCGAAGTCGCCCGGCCTTCCCCCCTCCCGCTGCCGCAGCCCGTGGGCGAGTGCGGCAAGGGAGAGGCCGAACGGGCCGATGCCGATCCCCACCAGGTCCCGGGGCTGGTGCGGGTCGTACGCGACGTGGGCCGACGTGCCGGTCATCAGGTGGTATTGCCTTCCACGAGTGCGATCAGGGCGGCGAGGTCGCCGGGGGTGGTGTGCGGGTTGAGCAGGGTGGCCTTGAGCCAGAGACCGCCGTCGGCACGGGACCTGCCCAGTACGGCGCGGCCCTCGTGCAGCAGGGTGCGGCGCAGATCGGCCACGGTGTCGTCGCTCGCCCCGCGCGGGCGGAAGAGCACCGTGGACAGCACGGGCTCGGAGTGGAGTTCCAGTGCCGGGTGCTTGGCCACGAGGTCGGCGAACTCCCGGGCAGCGGCCATGGTGCGCTCGACGAGCTCGGCGAGTCCGCTGCGGCCGAGTGCGCGCAAGGTGACGGCGATCTTGAGGACGTCAGGGCGCCTGGTGGTGCGCAGGGAGCGACCTAGCAGGTCGGGGAACCCGGCTTCGGTGTCGTCGTCGGGGTTCAGGTAGTCGGCGGTGCAGGCGAGCGGCGCGAGCAGAGCGCCGTCCGGGACGGTGAGCAGTCCCGCCGCGACCGGCTGCCAGCCGAGTTTGTGCAGGTCCAATGTGACGGAGCCGGCGCGCTCAAGGCCGTGCAGCAGCTCTCGGTGCCGGGCGCTGAAGAGCAGCGCCCCACCGTACGCGGCGTCGACGTGCAGCTCGGCTCCGTGTCGGGCGCAGAGGTCGGCGATGCCCGGCAGCGGGTCGATCCGACCGGTGTCGGTGGTGCCCGCGGTGGCGACGACCAGCGCGGGGCCGCGCCGGGCGCTGAGCACCTCGTCGAGTGCGGCGAGGTCGGTGGTGCCCTCGGCGGCGGGTACGGCGACCGGCTCGCGGAGTCCCAGCAGCCAGGCGGCGCGGCGGACCGAGTGGTGGGTGTGGCTGCCACAGACGACCTGTACGGCGCCGAGCCGTTCGCGGGCCAGGAGCAGGGCGATCTGGTTGGCCTCGGTACCGCCGGTGGTCACGATCGCGTCGGGGGCCGTGGCGCCGGGATACACCTCGGCGGCCAGTGCCCGGGTGACCTCGGCTTCCAGCTCGGAAGCGGCGGGCGCCTGGTCCCAGGAGTCCAGCGACGGGTTGAGCGCGGAGGCGGCGAGGTCGGCGGCGACGGCGAGCGCGAGCGGCGGGCCGTGCAGATGGGCGGCGCACCGGGGGTCCGCGGGGTCGGCCGCACCCGCTGCGAAGGAGCCGACGAGGGTACGGAGCGCTTCCTCGGCGCCGCTGCCGTGGTCCGGGACGACCGGCCTGACCGTGCCCCGGACCCTCCTGCCCACCGCGTCCGGGCCTCCGCGCGGCAGCGGCCCGCCCCTCCGGTCCGCTCCCTCCTTCAGCGCGTCGAGTACGACGGCGAGGAGGGGGCGCAGGGCGTCACGCCCGGCAACCCCTCCGGCGAGGGGCGGTGTGCTCATGCGGGGTCCTTCGGTGCGCTGTGGGACGGCTGCACCAGGGTGGACTCGTTCGTCCCCGCGCTGTTCCGGGTTGGGGGGTATCCAACCCGAACGGGTTACGGCACGTCGCGGTCCGCGGGGCGCCGGGACGCCCGGGGTGTACCGCGCCCCGTGGTGTGCTGCAGCACGGGGCGCGGTGCGCCGCGGAGGCCCGGGCGGACAGGACCGCCGGCCGGGTCGATGTGCTCGGGAGCTACCCCTGCTGCGAGCGCACCCGGTACGCGCGGCGCAAGTCGTCGAGCTGGTCGACGAGCTTGCGGCGCAGAGCCGGGGGGATCTCCGCGTCGCGCAGGCACTCCTCCCCCACCCGCAGGTGCTCCGCTTCGACCGCGTGGACCGGGAACGCGTGCTGGCCCGCTGCCTGGGCGATGGCCGGGCCGCGGCGGGCGGCGAGTGCCACGGCCGCGGGGTAGTAGCGCGGCACGTAGTCCCGTACCAGCTCGGCCTGTTCGGGCTGCCAGAAGCCCTGGGCGGTCGCGTTGAACAGGTAGTTGGAGAGACCGTCGGTCTCGAAGAGCCGGGACCAGGCGGCTTGTTTGGCCTCCGGCGTGGGCAGCGCGGCGCGGCAGCGCGCGGCGCCTTCCTGTCCGGTGGCGCTGGGGTCGCGGTCTAGCTCCACCGCGATCTCGGCCTCGCCGATCGCGCCGAGTACGGCGAGCCTGGCGAGGATGCGCCAGCGCAGTTCGGGGTCGAGTTCGGGTCCACCGGGCACGCTTCCCCC
This DNA window, taken from Streptomyces sp. SCSIO 30461, encodes the following:
- a CDS encoding SidA/IucD/PvdA family monooxygenase is translated as MTGTSAHVAYDPHQPRDLVGIGIGPFGLSLAALAHGLRQREGGRPGDFGFAFYEQRPAFHWHPGLLIDGATLQVPFLADLVTLADPASPWSFLSYLKARERLFPFYFAERFHIQRAEYDAYCRWVSESLPGLHFGHRVDSVRWNAERTLFEVDFTRTGGADDAPDAPDAPDVLGRAYARNVAIGIGTEPHIPVPLKPLADAPGVRVLHSADYLAHREQLLAAGHVTVIGSGQSGAEIFLDLLRARPTGSERLHWLSRTEAFAPMEYSKLGLEHFTPDYTRYFHALPEAVRDRLVPGQWQLHKGIDTETIAAIHDELYRRTLHGGWPDAVLTPGVRVRTAGRVATTKVELHLEHLQQGTRSRLTTDAVVLATGYRERPLDRLLAGLDAQMCRDRSERPLVDSEFRLVLDPGVTGSVYVQNAERHTHGVGAPDLGLAAWRSATILNSLTGKEHYPLPRRTAFTSFGLEHQEAPGLPAQAPPFTPLAERS
- a CDS encoding aminotransferase class V-fold PLP-dependent enzyme, whose amino-acid sequence is MSTPPLAGGVAGRDALRPLLAVVLDALKEGADRRGGPLPRGGPDAVGRRVRGTVRPVVPDHGSGAEEALRTLVGSFAAGAADPADPRCAAHLHGPPLALAVAADLAASALNPSLDSWDQAPAASELEAEVTRALAAEVYPGATAPDAIVTTGGTEANQIALLLARERLGAVQVVCGSHTHHSVRRAAWLLGLREPVAVPAAEGTTDLAALDEVLSARRGPALVVATAGTTDTGRIDPLPGIADLCARHGAELHVDAAYGGALLFSARHRELLHGLERAGSVTLDLHKLGWQPVAAGLLTVPDGALLAPLACTADYLNPDDDTEAGFPDLLGRSLRTTRRPDVLKIAVTLRALGRSGLAELVERTMAAAREFADLVAKHPALELHSEPVLSTVLFRPRGASDDTVADLRRTLLHEGRAVLGRSRADGGLWLKATLLNPHTTPGDLAALIALVEGNTT